One Anaeromusa acidaminophila DSM 3853 genomic region harbors:
- a CDS encoding M24 family metallopeptidase, with product MNEVRLQRLRQHLLAAGLDAIWVSNAQNRRYLSGFSGSAGLLLLTADTQQLFTDFRYQEQAAAEAPLYEICLYKGAAAKALAEAIGSKGIQRLGFESKHCTVASYKELQTLLPTECELIDTELEPLRFVKDEEELMAIREAVRIADTAFTHILSYLRPGLEERQVAAELEQRMRCLGSERPAFDTIVASGVRGALPHGVASEKKLAVGDWVTMDFGAVYQGYHSDITRTVCLGPATEQQKAAYALVLAAQKAGVAAIRPGKLGCEVDAVSRDILTKAGYGEYFGHGLGHSLGLAIHEEPRLSSLNTQQVLQENMVVTVEPGIYLPGQYGIRIEDTVRVSDAGAVVLTESDKELIEIACKMEDEP from the coding sequence ATGAATGAAGTGCGATTGCAGCGGCTGCGCCAACATCTTTTGGCAGCCGGCCTGGATGCGATTTGGGTTAGCAATGCGCAAAACAGACGGTATTTAAGCGGTTTCAGCGGCTCGGCCGGCCTGTTGCTGCTTACAGCTGACACCCAACAGTTGTTTACTGATTTTCGGTATCAAGAGCAAGCTGCTGCTGAAGCGCCTCTTTATGAAATTTGTCTATATAAAGGTGCTGCAGCCAAAGCGCTTGCCGAAGCGATTGGCAGTAAAGGCATTCAACGTCTTGGCTTTGAAAGCAAACATTGCACCGTGGCCTCTTATAAGGAACTTCAGACGCTGCTGCCGACAGAATGCGAATTAATTGATACGGAATTAGAGCCTCTCCGATTTGTTAAAGATGAAGAGGAACTTATGGCTATTCGCGAAGCCGTCCGCATCGCTGATACGGCTTTTACACATATTCTCAGCTATTTGCGTCCAGGCTTAGAGGAACGGCAAGTAGCGGCTGAGTTGGAGCAGCGCATGCGTTGTCTGGGCTCGGAACGTCCGGCTTTTGATACCATTGTCGCCTCCGGAGTACGCGGCGCTTTGCCGCACGGAGTTGCTTCCGAAAAAAAACTGGCTGTTGGCGATTGGGTAACTATGGATTTTGGCGCTGTTTATCAGGGATATCATTCTGATATTACTCGGACCGTTTGTTTAGGGCCGGCTACTGAACAGCAAAAAGCCGCTTACGCTCTAGTTCTTGCAGCGCAAAAGGCGGGAGTTGCAGCCATTCGCCCCGGCAAATTGGGCTGCGAGGTTGATGCCGTATCCAGAGATATTTTAACCAAAGCTGGTTATGGTGAGTATTTTGGCCATGGCTTGGGGCATTCGCTGGGCCTGGCCATTCATGAAGAACCCCGATTGTCTTCTTTAAACACGCAGCAGGTGCTGCAGGAAAATATGGTGGTTACGGTGGAACCGGGTATTTATCTGCCTGGGCAGTACGGAATCCGTATTGAAGACACCGTCCGCGTTTCTGACGCAGGAGCCGTCGTTTTGACGGAAAGCGACAAGGAACTGATAGAAATCGCTTGTAAAATGGAGGATGAACCATGA
- a CDS encoding O-methyltransferase: MSELLLEMRNFAAQQGVPVLRQEAERLLRLLMERYQPLRILEIGTAIGYSALLMAQLVPNCRILTLEKDEERIRDAQCFWDREPGVSERIRLWEGDATERLSALNETFDFVFIDAAKGHYLSYLQQVLPHLRRGSVILADDVLFYGQVYGPCPRRMRTIAKRMRQYLEFVQNTEQFQTTLYPEGDGLAVSIYQGAEN; the protein is encoded by the coding sequence ATGAGTGAATTGTTACTTGAAATGAGAAACTTTGCAGCTCAACAAGGCGTTCCAGTGCTTCGCCAAGAAGCGGAACGCCTCTTGCGTTTACTGATGGAACGCTACCAGCCGCTGCGTATTCTTGAAATTGGTACGGCTATTGGTTATTCGGCGCTGCTGATGGCGCAATTAGTTCCAAACTGCCGTATTCTCACTTTGGAAAAAGACGAAGAACGGATTCGTGACGCTCAGTGTTTTTGGGATCGCGAACCTGGCGTTAGTGAACGTATCCGCCTTTGGGAAGGCGATGCAACTGAACGGTTAAGCGCTTTGAACGAAACGTTTGATTTTGTGTTTATTGACGCTGCCAAAGGGCATTATCTAAGCTATTTGCAACAAGTACTGCCGCATTTACGGCGTGGCAGCGTTATTTTAGCTGACGATGTGTTGTTTTACGGCCAAGTATACGGCCCCTGTCCTCGGCGTATGCGCACCATTGCCAAGCGCATGCGGCAGTATTTAGAGTTTGTACAAAATACAGAGCAGTTCCAGACAACTCTTTACCCAGAAGGCGACGGTCTGGCGGTCTCAATTTATCAAGGAGCAGAAAACTAA
- the efp gene encoding elongation factor P gives MISTNDFRTGTTVEIDGGAWQVVDFQHVKPGKGAAFVRAKLKNLKTGAVVERTFNAGEKMPKAHVENRPMQYLYENDGMYTFMDNETFDQIELTREQLGNGLNFLKENMNIGVSFFQGNIIGIELPNSVELVVAETEPGIRGDTATGGTKIAKMETGYNVKVPLFIETGEVLRIDTRTGDYIERA, from the coding sequence ATGATTTCAACTAATGATTTTCGGACTGGCACAACAGTGGAAATTGACGGCGGCGCTTGGCAGGTCGTTGACTTTCAGCACGTAAAACCAGGAAAAGGCGCCGCCTTTGTGCGGGCCAAGCTCAAAAACCTGAAAACAGGCGCTGTTGTAGAACGCACCTTCAACGCCGGTGAAAAAATGCCTAAAGCTCATGTAGAAAACCGTCCTATGCAGTACCTGTATGAAAACGACGGCATGTACACCTTTATGGACAATGAGACCTTTGACCAAATTGAGTTGACTCGCGAGCAGTTGGGCAACGGCCTGAACTTCCTCAAGGAAAATATGAATATTGGCGTCAGCTTTTTCCAAGGAAACATCATTGGAATTGAACTTCCCAATTCGGTGGAGCTGGTTGTAGCGGAAACCGAACCTGGCATTCGTGGCGATACGGCTACAGGCGGCACCAAAATTGCTAAAATGGAAACAGGTTATAATGTCAAAGTTCCTCTGTTCATTGAAACCGGCGAAGTACTGCGTATTGATACGCGTACTGGCGACTATATCGAACGCGCTTAA
- the mnmA gene encoding tRNA 2-thiouridine(34) synthase MnmA, whose protein sequence is MPNAKTKVVVAMSGGVDSSLTAALLVQEGYEVIGVTMQLWTEDLPVDDPNHRGCCSLSEVEDARRVAQTLGIPHYVMNFREDFHHLVVEYFIREYTAGRTPNPCIACNRHIKFERLLTKAAALGADYVATGHYARVRKDEQTGRVLLCKGVDTTKDQSYVLYHLNQQTLRKFLFPLGGMEKTKTRELARQFNLVVANKPESQEICFIPDDDYKRFLREHAPQSLQPGDIVTQDGQVLGRHEGLPFYTIGQRKGLGIAAAQPLYVVEIDAVNNRIVVGSHEAVYASELLADDLNWIAIDSLNEPLQVHAKIRYAAHEAPALVFPEANGMVRVKFEQPQRAITPGQSVVFYHDEKVVGGGVIRKVCL, encoded by the coding sequence ATGCCAAACGCAAAGACAAAGGTGGTTGTCGCCATGAGCGGCGGTGTGGACAGTTCTCTCACCGCCGCCCTTTTAGTGCAGGAAGGGTATGAAGTGATTGGCGTCACCATGCAATTATGGACGGAAGATCTTCCTGTTGATGACCCGAATCACCGCGGATGCTGTTCCTTGTCCGAAGTGGAGGATGCGCGGCGGGTCGCCCAAACGTTGGGAATTCCCCATTATGTGATGAACTTTCGCGAAGATTTTCATCATCTGGTAGTGGAATATTTTATCCGTGAATATACGGCTGGACGTACTCCTAACCCTTGTATTGCCTGCAATCGTCACATTAAATTTGAGCGTCTTTTGACCAAAGCCGCAGCTTTGGGCGCTGATTATGTGGCCACAGGTCATTACGCGCGCGTCCGAAAGGATGAGCAAACTGGGCGGGTGCTGCTGTGCAAGGGCGTGGATACAACCAAGGATCAGTCTTATGTGTTGTATCATTTAAATCAGCAGACTTTGAGGAAATTTTTATTTCCTCTAGGCGGCATGGAAAAAACCAAAACTAGGGAATTGGCGCGGCAGTTTAACCTGGTAGTGGCGAATAAGCCGGAAAGCCAGGAAATCTGCTTTATTCCGGACGATGATTATAAGCGCTTCTTGCGTGAGCATGCGCCGCAGTCGCTGCAACCCGGAGATATTGTAACGCAAGACGGTCAAGTTTTGGGACGCCACGAGGGTTTGCCGTTTTATACAATCGGCCAGCGCAAAGGCCTGGGAATTGCTGCGGCTCAGCCGTTGTATGTAGTGGAAATTGATGCAGTAAATAATCGTATTGTCGTCGGTTCCCACGAGGCAGTATATGCTTCGGAATTGCTAGCGGATGATTTAAACTGGATTGCCATAGACAGTCTTAACGAGCCACTACAGGTGCATGCAAAAATTCGTTACGCCGCGCACGAAGCGCCGGCGCTTGTTTTCCCGGAAGCCAATGGTATGGTGCGTGTGAAGTTTGAACAACCGCAGCGCGCGATTACTCCCGGGCAATCGGTCGTTTTTTACCATGACGAAAAAGTGGTCGGCGGCGGCGTTATCCGCAAAGTCTGTTTATAA
- a CDS encoding peptidase U32 family protein — protein MKLPELLAPAGNLEKLKTALLFGADAVYVGGKNFSLRAQSDNFDFAALQEGVRYAHDLGKKVYVALNVFAHQKELQGIAAYLPELLAAKIDAVIVADPGVFRLVRQEAPNLTVHISTQANTVNASAACFWQELGAKRVVLAREVTYKELLDIRSQAEVQLETFVHGAMCVSYSGRCLLSNYFTGRDANRGACTQPCRWKYALQEETRPGQFYPVEEDVHGTYFMNSKDLCLLPHLPALVTAGVDSLKIEGRMKSIHYVATVVRVYRQALDLLSRNPEGFTISQEWLEELQLVSQRAYTDGFFQGSAAIDAQIYAAEKENAAKVFCGVVTGHCGSDLLVEQRGRFSVGDCLEALPPTGERQQQRLRFLWDAQSGAVLERAPHAQQQLRLAWDEIQLPVGTLLRRILPSEEEA, from the coding sequence ATGAAATTACCTGAGCTGCTTGCGCCTGCAGGCAATTTAGAAAAGTTAAAGACAGCCCTTCTTTTTGGCGCAGACGCGGTATATGTAGGAGGAAAAAATTTCAGTCTTCGCGCGCAAAGCGATAATTTTGACTTTGCGGCGTTGCAGGAGGGCGTGCGATACGCTCATGATCTTGGCAAAAAAGTCTATGTCGCTCTCAATGTTTTTGCCCATCAAAAAGAGTTACAGGGAATTGCGGCCTATTTACCAGAGCTGCTGGCTGCTAAGATTGATGCTGTTATTGTCGCCGATCCCGGCGTTTTTCGTTTAGTGCGCCAAGAAGCGCCAAACCTAACCGTTCATATTAGTACTCAAGCCAATACGGTTAACGCCTCTGCGGCCTGCTTTTGGCAGGAGTTGGGAGCCAAACGCGTTGTGCTAGCGCGGGAAGTGACGTATAAGGAACTTTTGGATATCCGCAGTCAGGCTGAGGTGCAATTGGAAACCTTCGTACACGGAGCGATGTGCGTATCTTATTCCGGGCGTTGTTTATTAAGCAATTATTTTACTGGCAGAGATGCCAATCGAGGCGCTTGCACACAGCCTTGCCGCTGGAAATACGCCTTACAGGAAGAAACGAGACCTGGCCAGTTTTATCCTGTAGAAGAAGACGTTCATGGAACCTATTTTATGAATTCCAAAGATTTGTGTCTGTTGCCTCACTTGCCGGCGTTGGTGACAGCTGGCGTCGACAGTTTGAAAATAGAAGGTCGCATGAAAAGTATTCATTATGTGGCTACGGTGGTGCGAGTATACCGCCAAGCGCTGGATCTTCTCAGTAGAAATCCTGAAGGCTTTACCATCTCCCAGGAATGGCTGGAGGAATTGCAGCTGGTATCTCAACGAGCCTACACGGACGGATTTTTCCAAGGTTCTGCTGCTATTGACGCTCAAATATACGCCGCAGAGAAGGAAAACGCCGCCAAAGTGTTTTGCGGTGTCGTAACCGGACACTGCGGTTCAGATTTGCTTGTGGAACAGCGCGGCCGTTTTTCTGTAGGAGATTGCTTAGAGGCGCTGCCGCCGACAGGCGAGCGGCAACAGCAACGTTTGCGCTTTTTATGGGATGCGCAAAGCGGCGCCGTCTTGGAACGGGCGCCTCATGCCCAACAACAACTGCGTTTGGCCTGGGATGAAATTCAGCTGCCGGTGGGAACGCTGCTACGGCGCATTTTACCGTCCGAAGAGGAGGCTTAA
- a CDS encoding IreB family regulatory phosphoprotein, producing the protein MSDHEQNVSQDTMMFRAGSEGNHVAALTIATVCQALKEKGYNPINQLVGYLLSGDPTYITSHRNARALIRKLERDEILEELVRAYVKEIQ; encoded by the coding sequence ATGTCGGATCATGAACAGAATGTATCGCAGGATACGATGATGTTTCGCGCTGGCAGCGAAGGAAATCATGTTGCCGCCCTCACCATTGCTACCGTCTGTCAGGCCTTGAAGGAAAAGGGGTACAATCCTATTAACCAATTGGTGGGGTATCTTTTATCCGGGGATCCTACGTATATTACCAGTCATCGCAACGCTCGCGCCTTAATTCGCAAGTTGGAGCGCGATGAAATTTTAGAAGAATTGGTTCGGGCCTATGTTAAGGAAATTCAATAG
- a CDS encoding Asp23/Gls24 family envelope stress response protein, producing MQTRKEKGEQNEVGTIRIADEVVGIIAGMAATEIPGVAGMSGGLVGGIAEMLGKKNLAKGVKVEVGEKEAAVDLYVIMEYGVRLPDIAIQVQENVKHAIESMTGLEVVEVNVHVQGVGFTAEGRDEDSRVR from the coding sequence ATGCAAACACGCAAAGAAAAGGGCGAGCAAAACGAAGTGGGAACCATTCGCATCGCTGATGAGGTCGTAGGAATTATTGCCGGCATGGCAGCTACGGAAATCCCCGGAGTCGCTGGCATGAGCGGTGGTTTGGTCGGTGGAATCGCCGAAATGCTGGGTAAAAAGAACTTGGCTAAAGGCGTAAAAGTGGAAGTGGGCGAAAAGGAAGCCGCCGTGGACCTGTACGTCATTATGGAATATGGAGTCAGATTGCCTGATATTGCAATTCAGGTACAGGAAAATGTGAAGCACGCCATTGAATCTATGACTGGCCTGGAAGTGGTAGAAGTGAACGTTCATGTGCAAGGCGTCGGTTTTACCGCCGAAGGACGGGATGAAGATAGTCGAGTGCGATAA
- the ruvX gene encoding Holliday junction resolvase RuvX: MRSMGLDVGDRTIGVAVSDLLALTAQGVEVIRRTSPQADFARLAALCQEYEVGTIVVGLPKNMNGTLGPRGELVQEFAAQLQEQLPEAKIVFWDERLSTVAAEKALIEADVRRNKRRKVIDKMAAIIILQGWMDLQSRSG, from the coding sequence GTGCGCAGTATGGGCTTGGATGTAGGAGATAGAACCATAGGCGTAGCGGTGAGCGATTTATTGGCGCTAACAGCCCAAGGCGTAGAGGTCATACGGCGTACTTCTCCGCAAGCTGACTTTGCCAGACTGGCTGCTTTGTGTCAGGAATACGAAGTAGGTACCATTGTTGTAGGACTGCCTAAAAATATGAATGGAACCTTAGGGCCTCGCGGCGAGTTGGTTCAGGAATTTGCCGCTCAGCTTCAAGAGCAGCTGCCGGAAGCCAAAATTGTTTTTTGGGATGAACGTCTTTCCACCGTAGCGGCGGAAAAAGCGCTAATTGAGGCGGATGTTCGCCGCAATAAACGACGCAAAGTAATTGATAAAATGGCGGCTATCATTATCCTGCAAGGCTGGATGGATCTGCAGAGTCGCAGCGGTTGA
- the mltG gene encoding endolytic transglycosylase MltG, translated as MKDRLWENGFRGKSLWIILAGITVFFFTVLISAFLVLQSPPSRTADAVLTVKDGMSAGEIARELENQKAIRSIWLFQVLAKFSRLDHSLQAGEYVFPPGMSAREVVARLAAGETRYANLTIPEGYTVRQIAKLLQEQKLGNGERFLQLARLSGPAGGETVQFRAEGYLFPDTYRISPGMKEEDLIAKMQKEFDKRFGSLLKSGNASGLSPNQVVVLASLVEKEAQRPEEQAIIARVFLNRLQQNMPLQSCATIQYLLGYPKEELSLQDTQIPSPYNTYLNSGLPPGPIANPGLGALKAALNPAQTDYLYFVADKQGKHHFSRTYEEHLAAIEQVR; from the coding sequence ATGAAGGATCGACTTTGGGAAAATGGTTTTCGGGGCAAAAGTCTCTGGATTATTTTGGCGGGCATTACGGTCTTTTTTTTCACCGTGCTTATTAGCGCTTTCTTGGTGCTTCAGTCGCCCCCTTCTCGCACCGCTGATGCGGTATTGACGGTAAAGGACGGCATGAGCGCCGGTGAAATTGCTAGAGAGCTGGAAAACCAGAAGGCCATTCGCAGCATTTGGCTGTTTCAGGTACTGGCTAAGTTCAGCCGCTTGGACCACTCGCTTCAAGCTGGCGAATATGTTTTTCCTCCAGGCATGAGTGCTCGCGAAGTCGTAGCAAGACTAGCCGCAGGGGAAACGCGTTATGCCAACCTGACAATTCCCGAAGGGTATACGGTACGACAAATTGCCAAATTACTGCAAGAGCAAAAGCTTGGGAATGGTGAACGGTTTTTGCAATTAGCTCGTCTGTCCGGTCCCGCTGGCGGGGAAACTGTGCAGTTTCGGGCGGAAGGATATTTGTTTCCTGACACCTATCGCATTTCTCCGGGAATGAAAGAGGAAGATTTGATTGCCAAGATGCAGAAGGAATTTGACAAACGCTTCGGTTCCTTGCTGAAAAGCGGCAACGCAAGCGGCTTATCGCCAAACCAGGTTGTCGTGCTGGCTTCTCTGGTAGAAAAAGAAGCGCAGAGACCGGAAGAGCAGGCTATTATAGCCAGGGTTTTTTTGAACCGGCTGCAGCAAAATATGCCCCTTCAGTCTTGCGCTACAATTCAGTACTTGCTGGGCTATCCCAAGGAAGAATTAAGCTTGCAGGATACGCAAATTCCTTCGCCCTATAATACCTATTTAAATTCGGGTCTGCCGCCAGGACCTATCGCCAACCCCGGACTGGGCGCTCTCAAAGCCGCTTTGAATCCCGCCCAAACAGATTATTTATATTTTGTTGCTGATAAACAGGGCAAGCATCATTTCAGCCGGACCTATGAAGAACATTTGGCTGCTATCGAGCAGGTGCGGTAA
- a CDS encoding DUF4911 domain-containing protein: protein MSESIDASIYLRVQPQDVNFVNRIFEGCEYLGVVTTLEPKGGLLVIRATPDTRLEALDILAHLPVPWQFVEKV, encoded by the coding sequence GTGTCAGAATCTATTGATGCAAGCATTTATTTGCGCGTACAGCCCCAAGATGTTAATTTTGTCAATCGTATTTTTGAAGGCTGTGAATATCTTGGCGTTGTTACCACTTTAGAGCCTAAAGGCGGCCTTTTAGTTATTCGGGCTACTCCGGATACTCGCCTTGAGGCCTTGGATATCTTAGCGCACCTACCTGTTCCCTGGCAGTTTGTGGAGAAAGTATAG
- the aroQ gene encoding type II 3-dehydroquinate dehydratase — MRILVLHGPNLNQLGRREPTIYGTLTLQEINRRIEEKAASLGAAAQCLQFSHEGDLVDAIHNAQETADFIIINAAAYTHYSIALRDALASVNVPAIEVHLSNIHRREEIRHHSVLAAVVVGQISGFGVHSYLAAVEAAQGLWLEAKAKAAGDNE, encoded by the coding sequence GTGCGCATACTGGTTTTGCACGGTCCTAATTTAAATCAATTAGGACGTCGGGAGCCAACGATCTACGGAACCCTGACTTTACAGGAAATCAATCGCAGAATTGAAGAAAAAGCCGCCTCCTTAGGCGCTGCGGCGCAATGTCTGCAGTTCAGCCACGAAGGGGATTTAGTAGATGCGATTCATAACGCACAGGAAACGGCGGATTTTATCATTATCAATGCCGCTGCTTACACACATTACAGCATTGCCTTGCGTGATGCGCTAGCCAGCGTGAACGTACCGGCCATCGAAGTGCATCTTTCCAACATTCATCGTCGCGAGGAAATTCGGCATCATTCCGTACTGGCAGCGGTAGTTGTCGGTCAGATTTCCGGTTTTGGGGTGCATAGCTATTTAGCGGCTGTTGAAGCGGCGCAGGGTCTTTGGTTGGAAGCTAAAGCAAAGGCAGCTGGCGATAATGAATGA
- a CDS encoding DUF1292 domain-containing protein codes for MTDEKFNPEELEEDEDVVVVMTDEEGNEFYYREELIVEVGEKRFAVLAPIKVDEEGGCTCECGCEDEETDVFIARIDVDENGEDVYTDPTDEEFDEVRKAYEELADDEE; via the coding sequence ATGACAGATGAAAAGTTCAACCCTGAGGAACTAGAAGAAGATGAGGATGTTGTTGTTGTCATGACCGATGAGGAAGGCAACGAATTTTACTATCGTGAAGAATTAATCGTGGAAGTCGGCGAAAAGCGCTTTGCTGTTTTGGCACCGATTAAAGTGGATGAAGAAGGCGGCTGCACCTGTGAATGCGGTTGTGAAGACGAAGAGACGGATGTTTTCATCGCACGTATTGATGTGGACGAAAATGGCGAAGATGTCTATACCGATCCTACGGACGAGGAATTTGACGAAGTTCGCAAAGCTTATGAAGAACTGGCGGACGACGAAGAGTAG
- the alaS gene encoding alanine--tRNA ligase, whose amino-acid sequence MKSMTGNEIRTRFLEFFKSKEHLVMPSAPLIPHDDPTLLLVGAGMAPFKPFFTGKIKPPHTRITSSQKCVRTGDIENVGRTARHQTFFEMLGNFSFGDYFKREAIAWAWEFLTKELELPVDRLWITIHTEDNEAYDIWHDEIGISPERIVRMADNFWEIGPGPCGPCSEIHIDLGEERGCGPECKLGCDCDRFLEIWNLVFTQYDRDDEGNYQPLAKKNIDTGAGLERLASVLQGKPSNFETDLLFPLIAHMSTLSGVAYGVDKKNDISLKVIADHARSMVVMINDGVLPSNEGRGYVLRRILRRALRHGRLLGVKKAFLADCVDVAANIFTTAYPELLEKADYIRKVVSQEESRFQTTLITGEELLSQEVAALRAKGQSQLPGETAFRLYDTYGFPWELTEEMLFDEGMTLDKAGFDAAMEEQRLRARAARHENERTFVLELTGLQTEGLRLDAAAQQGRILRIWKEGVVVEEAGDGEEVAVLLDVTPFYAEGGGQIGDSGRLETALGKMEVQTAKKLANGAVYHQGLVQEGMLRTGETVAIHLDAAKHQDIARNHTATHLLHHALRKVLGEHVHQAGSLVEADRLRFDFSHFAAVTPEELTAVEALVNEAILENRSVSCLETSQEVAKDMGAMALFGEKYGDVVRVVVIDEVSKELCGGSHVSNTSEISMFQIVGEASTGAGVRRIEAVTGRAAYARVQQQRTLLLETAAILKTQAPEEVPARAAQLQQDLKTLESELADKEAQKAQAQLQALQPELIGEVEAVIAQVEAPNQELLRSLADQLRDRMKKGVVLLASVQEDKVSLVAMATKEAVAAKAHAGNLVKEVAKIVGGGGGGRPDMAQAGGKDPAKLAEALLKAKETLRQQLGL is encoded by the coding sequence GTGAAATCTATGACAGGTAATGAAATTCGCACACGTTTTCTGGAGTTTTTTAAATCAAAAGAGCATCTGGTAATGCCCAGCGCTCCCTTGATTCCTCATGATGATCCTACGTTGTTGCTAGTAGGAGCCGGAATGGCGCCTTTTAAGCCATTTTTTACCGGTAAGATTAAGCCCCCGCACACACGCATCACCAGCAGCCAAAAATGCGTTCGTACCGGTGATATCGAAAATGTAGGCCGTACGGCGCGACACCAGACTTTTTTTGAAATGCTGGGAAATTTTTCTTTTGGTGATTATTTTAAAAGAGAAGCCATTGCCTGGGCGTGGGAGTTCTTAACCAAAGAATTGGAGCTTCCGGTTGATCGTCTATGGATTACCATCCATACGGAAGATAATGAAGCCTATGACATCTGGCATGACGAAATTGGCATTTCCCCGGAGCGCATTGTACGCATGGCTGATAACTTCTGGGAAATCGGCCCCGGACCCTGCGGTCCTTGCTCGGAGATACATATCGATTTAGGGGAAGAGCGCGGCTGTGGTCCTGAGTGCAAGCTAGGCTGCGACTGCGATCGATTTTTGGAAATCTGGAACCTCGTTTTCACCCAATATGACCGGGATGACGAAGGCAACTATCAGCCTTTGGCGAAAAAGAACATTGATACAGGCGCTGGCCTAGAGCGGTTGGCATCGGTACTGCAAGGCAAACCTTCCAATTTTGAGACCGATTTGCTGTTTCCCTTGATTGCGCATATGTCTACCCTTTCCGGTGTTGCCTATGGCGTCGATAAAAAGAATGACATTTCCCTCAAAGTCATCGCCGATCATGCTCGCAGCATGGTAGTCATGATTAACGACGGCGTATTGCCTTCTAACGAAGGACGCGGCTATGTGTTGCGTCGTATTTTGCGCCGCGCTCTGCGTCATGGTCGTTTATTGGGCGTAAAGAAAGCATTTTTAGCCGACTGCGTAGATGTAGCTGCCAATATTTTCACTACGGCGTATCCGGAACTCTTGGAAAAAGCTGACTATATCCGCAAGGTGGTAAGTCAAGAAGAAAGCCGCTTTCAGACTACCCTTATTACCGGTGAAGAACTCTTGTCCCAAGAAGTGGCGGCATTGCGCGCCAAAGGGCAAAGCCAACTGCCCGGCGAAACGGCTTTTCGTTTATATGATACCTATGGCTTCCCTTGGGAACTTACGGAAGAAATGTTGTTTGACGAAGGTATGACTCTTGATAAGGCTGGCTTTGATGCTGCCATGGAAGAGCAGCGCTTGCGCGCTCGCGCAGCGCGGCATGAAAACGAACGTACTTTTGTTTTGGAATTGACCGGCTTGCAAACCGAGGGCCTGCGCTTGGATGCCGCTGCCCAACAAGGTCGTATTCTGCGTATCTGGAAAGAAGGCGTAGTGGTTGAAGAAGCCGGTGACGGAGAAGAAGTAGCCGTATTGCTGGATGTTACTCCTTTTTATGCGGAAGGAGGCGGCCAAATTGGCGACAGCGGCCGTTTGGAAACTGCTTTAGGCAAAATGGAAGTGCAAACTGCAAAGAAATTAGCCAATGGCGCGGTTTACCATCAAGGACTTGTGCAAGAAGGCATGCTGCGCACCGGCGAAACCGTAGCCATTCATCTGGATGCAGCGAAACACCAAGATATCGCCCGCAACCATACGGCAACCCATTTGCTGCATCATGCGCTGCGCAAGGTTCTAGGCGAACATGTACATCAAGCAGGCTCGCTAGTGGAAGCGGACCGACTTCGTTTTGACTTTTCTCATTTTGCGGCGGTTACGCCGGAAGAATTGACTGCAGTAGAAGCGCTTGTCAATGAAGCCATCTTGGAAAACCGCTCTGTTTCTTGCTTGGAGACAAGTCAAGAAGTGGCCAAAGATATGGGCGCAATGGCTTTGTTCGGTGAAAAATACGGCGACGTAGTGCGTGTAGTTGTTATTGATGAAGTCAGTAAAGAACTTTGCGGCGGCAGCCATGTGAGCAATACCTCTGAAATCTCCATGTTCCAGATTGTCGGCGAAGCTAGCACTGGCGCCGGCGTACGCCGGATTGAAGCAGTGACTGGACGTGCGGCTTATGCGCGTGTACAACAGCAGCGCACCTTGCTGTTAGAAACAGCAGCTATTTTAAAAACCCAGGCGCCCGAAGAAGTTCCCGCCCGTGCGGCTCAGTTGCAGCAAGATCTAAAAACTCTGGAAAGCGAATTAGCTGACAAAGAGGCGCAGAAAGCACAGGCGCAGCTTCAAGCGCTACAGCCGGAATTGATCGGCGAGGTGGAGGCGGTTATTGCGCAGGTGGAGGCTCCGAATCAGGAACTATTGCGCTCCTTGGCCGACCAACTGCGGGATCGCATGAAGAAGGGCGTTGTCTTATTAGCCAGCGTGCAAGAAGACAAAGTCAGCCTGGTAGCGATGGCGACCAAAGAAGCGGTGGCCGCTAAAGCGCATGCAGGCAATTTGGTGAAGGAAGTAGCAAAAATCGTTGGCGGCGGCGGCGGCGGCCGTCCAGATATGGCGCAAGCTGGCGGCAAAGATCCGGCTAAATTGGCGGAAGCGCTTTTAAAAGCCAAGGAAACGTTGCGTCAGCAGCTGGGGCTGTAA